The region AGCCACGCGTCGTTGCCTGCGGGCGCGGCAGCGCCCGGTCGCCGAGGAGGTACGACCGGGCCTTGCGGACCGCCGACGCCTCGCAGGCGATCCAGACGTGCGTGTCGTCCCCGGGGCCATCTCGGCGGAGCGTGTCGACGAGGGCAGCGCCCGGCTCGCCCACCCGGTGGTGCCAGGTCACCTCGACACCCGCATGCGCCGGCAAGCCGACGAGGGCCCCGGGGCCCTCGACCTCCAGGTGCACCTGACCGGTGACGTCGTCCGGCAGCGCTTCGAGCAGAGTGGCGATCGCGGGCAGGGCGCTCTCGTCGCCGCCGATCCACCATGAGGCCGCCGTCGGATCGACGGAGAAGCCGCCGCCCGGGCCGCCGATGGCGGCACGGCCGCCGGGCTCGGCCCGCGCGGCCCACCGCGCGGCCGGCCCATCGCCGTGCGACACGAACCAGACCTCGAGGGTGCCGGCCTCGGCATCGAAGCGCCGGGGGGTGTACGTCCGCATCGTCGGTCGGCCGTCGGGCCATTCGAGGCGGCCGTCCGGGCCGACCACCGGCCGCGCGACGTTGCCCTCGGCGTCCGGCAGGAAGAGCTTGATGTGCGCCGTCGGGGCGGGCTCGGCGAAGTCGGCGAGGGACTCGCCGGCGAACACCACCGCCACCATGCGAGGGGTCAGCGGTTTGACGTCGATGACCTCGACGTGGCGCGGCGGCCGGCGGCGTGGACCACCGGGACGGCCTTGGGATCGGGGACGGCCGTAGTCCGGGGGGAGGGACAAGAGGTGCTCCTTCACTTGCCGGCGGGGCCCGGGCCGGGCGCGCCGATGAACCGCTCGGCCAGGGCTTCGGAGCCTCGGGCGAGCATGGAGACGTCTGCGCCGACGAGGACGAACGACGCGCCCTGGTCGAGGTAGGCGGACGCGACAGCCGGGTCGAAGGCGTTGACGCCGACGGGCTTGCCGGCGCCGCGGACGGCCTCGAAGGCCCGCTCGACCGCGACCACCACGTCGGGGTGGGTCTGACGGCCGATCAGGCCCATCGACGCGGCGAGGTCGGACGGACCGACGAAGACACCGTCGACGCCGTCGACCGCGGCGATCCCGGCGGCGTTCCCGACCCCGGTGACCGACTCGATCTGGACGAAGAGCGAGACGTGGTCGTCCCCGTTGGCCAGGTAGTCGTCGACGCGGTTCCACCGGGCCGACCGCGCGAGGGCCGATCCGACCCCGCGGTTGCCGCGCGGTGGGTAGCGCACCGCCCGCACGGCCGCCTCGGCCTGCTCCGGAGTGTCGATCACCGGGATCAGGATGTTCTGGGCACCGAGGTCGAGGATCTGCTTGATCATGACCGGCAGCAGGCCCGGCGCCCGGACGAGCGGGCTGACCGGGTGGGCGGCGACCGCCTGGAGCTGCGCGAGCACCGACTCGAGCTGGTTGGGCCCGTGCTCCATGTCGACCAGCAGCCAGTCGAGGCCGCTGCCCGCGCAGATCTCGGCGACGAGCGGGCTGCCGCTGCACACCCACATGCCGATGAGGGGGCGGTCTGAGGCGGCGAGCGCCTCGCGAAAGGTCGCCGGGAGGTTCACCGGAAGCTGCACGAGATCGTTCCCATCGTTCCGTAGTCGCAGAGCACCGTGTCGCCGCGCGACACCCACATCGGCCGGGTGAAGGATCCGGCGAGGATCAGTTCGCCGGCGTCGAGGCCGGTGCCGTGCTGGTGGAGCTTGTTGGCGAGCCATGCGACGCCCGTGGCGGGGTGGTTGAGCACACCGGCGGCGACGCCGGTCTCCTCGATCGTCTCGTTGCGGTAGAGCAGCGCGGAGATCCAGCGCAGATCGACCGCGTCGGGTGCGACGGGGTTCCCGCCGAGCACCAGGCCGCCGTAGCCGGCGTTGTCGGCGATGGTGTCGACGATCGTGCGTCCCTCGAGTTCCAGGTGCGAGTTGAGGATCTCCAGCGCCGGGACGACGTACTCCGTCGCACGGAGCACGTCGAAGACGGTGCGGTGGGGACCCTTCAGCGGCGCTTTGAGCAGGAAGGCGAGCTCGACCTCGATGCGGACGTTGGAGAACTCGTCGAACGGCACGACAGCGCCGTTCTCCCAGACGGTGTCGTCGAACATCACGCCGTAGTCCGGCTCGGTGATGCCCGTCGCCGCCTGCATGGCCCTGGACGTCAGACCGATCTTGCGGCCGACGACGCGGCGGCCGGCCGCGATCCGCCGGTCGCGCCAGAACCCCTGGATGGCGTACGAGTCCTCCACCGTCGCCTCGGGGTACCGGGCGGTGATGCGCGGCAGCACGGCGCGGTCGCCGTGTGCCCGCTCGAGCTCGGCGGCGAGCTCGGTGAGGGTCTGGTCGGGAAGCACGGTCAGGCTCCTTGGTCGACGCGGTCACTGCGGTGGGGGCCGTGGGCGCCGTGGGTCTTGTGGGTGCGGAAGGCGTCGAGGGAGCCGGTGCGGTGCCGGCGCACGGCCTGCTCGATCCGGTCGGACGTCCCGCCCCCCTCGATGAGGTCGAGCAGGTCGTCGTGCTCGCACACGGACTCTCGGGGCCGGTGGGGGACGAACCCGAAAATCGAGTCGCGCATGTGGCCCAGCCGGGACCATTCCGCGTCGACCATCTCGAGGAGCCGGGGGTTGGGGCACCCGGAGTAGAGGGTGTGGTGGAACTCCTGGTTGAGGGCGCTGAAGTGCCGGAAGTCGAAATCGCTGAGCCCGCCGCGCATCGCCGCGTTGAGTTCCCGGGCGTGCGCCAGGTCGCGCCGGGTGAGGTGCGGCGTCGAGAGCGCCGTCGCCGCGCTCTCGAGCACGGTGATGACCTCCATCGCATGGATGTAGCGGTCCGGGTCGACCATGGAGACGCTCGCGCCGACGTTGGGCTCGAAGGTCACCAGCCCCTCGGCCGTGAGGCGACTGATGGCCTCGCGGACCGGCACCACGCTCATGCCGAGCTGGGTGGCGAGCGCCGTCAGGACGAGGTGGTAGCCGGGGCCGAACGCCCCGGACGTGATCCGCTCACGGATCCACTCGTAGGCGACCCGCGACTTGCTCGCGGCCGGTGCCGGCCGGGTCCGGGTCACGAGGTGGTCCGCGCCGTGTCCGGCCGGGCGGAGCGTTCGGCCTCGTACCTCGCCCGCCATTCGGCGTTCATCGGGAAGAGCCCCTCGACGGGGTGTCCCTCGGCGACCTTCCGGGCGATCCAGCCGTCCTCCTCCTCCTGCGCGATGGCGGCGTCGGCGATCTCCGCCGCGACCCCCGGCGGGATCACGACGACCCCGTCGGCGTCGCCGACGAGGATGTCGCCGGGCTGCACGGTGGCACCGCCGCACGCGATGGTGAGGTCGGCGTCCCAGGGGACGTGCTTGCGGCCGAGCACGGCGGGGTGCGGCCCCGCCGTGAAGACGGGGATGCCCACGGTGGCGACGGTTTCGGCGTCGCGCACCCCGCCGTCGGTCACGACGGCCGCGGCGCCGCGGGCATGGGCGCGGATCGCGAGGATGTCGCCGAACGTGGCCGATCCCTTCTCGCCGCGCGCCTCGATGACGAGGACCTCGCCCTCCTCCACGGAGTCGAAGG is a window of Streptomyces sp. NBC_01477 DNA encoding:
- a CDS encoding siderophore-interacting protein; this encodes MSLPPDYGRPRSQGRPGGPRRRPPRHVEVIDVKPLTPRMVAVVFAGESLADFAEPAPTAHIKLFLPDAEGNVARPVVGPDGRLEWPDGRPTMRTYTPRRFDAEAGTLEVWFVSHGDGPAARWAARAEPGGRAAIGGPGGGFSVDPTAASWWIGGDESALPAIATLLEALPDDVTGQVHLEVEGPGALVGLPAHAGVEVTWHHRVGEPGAALVDTLRRDGPGDDTHVWIACEASAVRKARSYLLGDRALPRPQATTRGYWRVGEANHPDHDFGED
- a CDS encoding HpcH/HpaI aldolase family protein is translated as MQLPVNLPATFREALAASDRPLIGMWVCSGSPLVAEICAGSGLDWLLVDMEHGPNQLESVLAQLQAVAAHPVSPLVRAPGLLPVMIKQILDLGAQNILIPVIDTPEQAEAAVRAVRYPPRGNRGVGSALARSARWNRVDDYLANGDDHVSLFVQIESVTGVGNAAGIAAVDGVDGVFVGPSDLAASMGLIGRQTHPDVVVAVERAFEAVRGAGKPVGVNAFDPAVASAYLDQGASFVLVGADVSMLARGSEALAERFIGAPGPGPAGK
- a CDS encoding fumarylacetoacetate hydrolase family protein, which translates into the protein MLPDQTLTELAAELERAHGDRAVLPRITARYPEATVEDSYAIQGFWRDRRIAAGRRVVGRKIGLTSRAMQAATGITEPDYGVMFDDTVWENGAVVPFDEFSNVRIEVELAFLLKAPLKGPHRTVFDVLRATEYVVPALEILNSHLELEGRTIVDTIADNAGYGGLVLGGNPVAPDAVDLRWISALLYRNETIEETGVAAGVLNHPATGVAWLANKLHQHGTGLDAGELILAGSFTRPMWVSRGDTVLCDYGTMGTISCSFR
- a CDS encoding GntR family transcriptional regulator, with translation MTRTRPAPAASKSRVAYEWIRERITSGAFGPGYHLVLTALATQLGMSVVPVREAISRLTAEGLVTFEPNVGASVSMVDPDRYIHAMEVITVLESAATALSTPHLTRRDLAHARELNAAMRGGLSDFDFRHFSALNQEFHHTLYSGCPNPRLLEMVDAEWSRLGHMRDSIFGFVPHRPRESVCEHDDLLDLIEGGGTSDRIEQAVRRHRTGSLDAFRTHKTHGAHGPHRSDRVDQGA
- a CDS encoding ribonuclease activity regulator RraA, coding for MNSTPASPLAPALRAKLESAPVAGLSAQLRRRGLEGVFIDGVRPLVAGQKFVGTARTLRFVPFREDLFISHGAGYNAQKRAFDSVEEGEVLVIEARGEKGSATFGDILAIRAHARGAAAVVTDGGVRDAETVATVGIPVFTAGPHPAVLGRKHVPWDADLTIACGGATVQPGDILVGDADGVVVIPPGVAAEIADAAIAQEEEDGWIARKVAEGHPVEGLFPMNAEWRARYEAERSARPDTARTTS